The Candidatus Zixiibacteriota bacterium genomic sequence TTGCACGCCTTCAGCGCTGAAGTAGTACTTCACCACGCTGTGGCAGCTCTGCCCTGGAATGGTTGCGCCGAAGTCGGCGCTTCCCAGGTCATTCAACGGGATGGAGACGAACGGTCCATCGTCCACAGAGTAATGCAGTTGCCCGCTGAATGGCACAATCTCCTCACCAGAATAGGTTGACAAGGCTACGACCATCTGAGTGTCGAGGCCGGGGTATATAAGAGGCGGATCATCAAGTGGATGTTCGAACACCAGCGTTGGTTCAGCCCAGTAAGTGGCGGCGGCCACAAAAGCCGTGGCCAGGCTGGCTTTTGTCATTCGGGTGTAGTAATCCAAATCCATGTACTCAATACTGTCGTTGGGACTATGGTACACTGGAGACAAGCTACCTTCAGAGATTTCCATGGCGTCATAACCGTAAATGTAAAAGAAGAAATGGTCCGACCCTTTTGGACCATAAGGTTCGGTTACGTTAGCTGCAATGCTGATGTCTTCCAGAGAATCGGCCAGCGTTCCCCAGAGTTGACCGTATGGGTTGGTGCCGAAGGGGAAGGGAAGTACCATAGCCTGGTCCATACTGCCAATGGAAGCGATCATATCCATGTTCAGCATTATCACGATCTGGTCGCCACGGGAAGCTGCATCTGCCGCGTAATGTTTGGACCCGCACAGTCCCACCTCTTCAGCGTCAAAGAGTACGAACTTGATCGTCAGGCGGGTATCGATATTATTTAGGACGCGGGCAATCTCAAGCACGGCGCAAGTACCGGAGGCGTTGTCGTCGGCTCCCGGTGAGAAGGGCACGGCGTCACGGTGGGCGCCGATAACGATCTCCCGCGAAGGCACTTCGGTCCCCACTTTGACGCAGACGACGTTCGAGTACTTCACGGTATCTTCTTCCCAATACCTGGTCTCTGCAAAGCCTGAGTCTATAATTATCGAGTCGTAGCCGAACTCGGTCAATTTGTCGACAATCCAGAAGCGACTTCCGATGTTGGAGCTGGTTTCCACAACCCGGGTCCAGTACGAAGTTAAAGTTACAACATACGATTCAAGCGAGTCCTGATTGACCAGATCAATCAGCGAGTCAAGGTCCATAACTTCATTCAGCCGATCCATGTCGAGCAGTCGTGGCTCGCGATAGACAATCGGTAAATTTTCCTTACCCAACCAAGCCAGACCGGGCAGTTCATCACCGGTTGGTAGCAGGGCCGGATCAACATCGAAGAGCCGCATGCCGTCTGCTTCATGAAGCACCTGGTAGCGGTTCCGGTTCGAGTCGTCACGGCGGATGTCGATGGCGAGTTTTGATCGGTTAACGTCGGATGCGACCAACTCAATCGTCAGACCGGACTGCGATAACCGGTCCAGACCCTTGTCATCCGCCAACACCAGGTAGCCGTTGGTGACGCGCAGTACGGCGTCTACTTCGCATGCAGTCAACTGCCGCACAGCTTCGTGGCTGTCGACGACAACCATGTATAGGTCACCGGCGATAGCCGTTGGGCAGACCGCTGCCACGAGAGCCGCCAAAAAGAGCACCTTCTTGAACATAACATCACCTCTTGTATAGGATCAATCAGAGGGTCAGGATGGTGCCGTCGTTATGGGGATATCAGTCGATTCAATCTGCCAACCTGACCGACTGCGTGGACAAGCGGTGACGCCTGTCCGTCAGCACTTACCAGAAGTATAGCCCGATCGTTCCATGATGTCAACTGATTCTCGCCGACAATCGCGGACGGAGAGTCCCCCGACCAAACGAGAGTTATCATAGCCTTATATTTCTCAAGCGTATCCCAGTTTGATACGTACATAATGGCAAGGCTAACAACTGGCGTATATGCATCTAAAGGTGAGCGGCCGAGGCTCTTTGGTTGGGAAGGAGTACCGTCAATGGCATAGTCTTTACATAAGGCGGTCGACGGATCGACGGTTTTATTGTGCGCGGCAACGATGCAATCGAATCAATAACTTCAGATGGAGAAATAGTATGAGAAGCCCAAGAAGATTAGTCCTTTCCGATGAACTCATAGCTAAACACAGTATGGTGACAGACCCTCCACCCCAGGATTCTCTTTTCTGGAAGATGTGGAACGCCTGTACGCAGATCGCTGCCGATGCTCTGGCCACCGGCTACATACAAGGAATCAAGGCGGGCAATCTTGATCCTGTCAAGTATGGCGCCTTCATGGTCAGCGACGCCTACTACTGCTTCAACGGAGCGCAGGATTACCTGGCCGCTGAAACTCGCACCAGCGATCCCGAACTTAAGGCCTACCTGTTGGCCAAGTATTCCAGTTACCAAAAATACAATCAGACGTTCCCGGATATATGGCATGTCAGGGACGCCAGGGGGGTGGTCCCGCTGGACATCTGCAAAGAGTACTCAGCGTGGGAGTCGACTGTCGCCTCCCACGAAGACCCGGTCTACACCGTTGTGGCCTTGCTTCCCTGTGAATACATTTGGTACTGGCTGGCCAACCAATTGGCCCCGCCCACGCCGGGCAATCTGTATGCTGAATGGATTACCGACAACGACTCGCCCAAGGGTGCCTACGCCATGGGTAACTACCTGGTCAAATACATGGCTGAAAACCCGGGTGTGATCGATGAAACCAAGGCAATCCAGCTTTACACTCAGGCGATTACCTATGAACAGAAGAACTTCGCGGCGGCGACCGCATAACCCAAACCATTAAGGAAACCAATCATGGCACAAAAAACTTACAACATCGACTCCTTCCCCACGGGAGACTACATGTCCTGGTTCGTGACGACCCAGGCGGCTTTCAAGGTCAACGCGAAACTGTTCGACAGCAGCAAGACCTATTTCGACGCGTCCAAGCAGAGCACCAATATCGCTCCACCGCTGGCGCAGGGAGCGGACACCATCACAGGCAATAACCTGCAACTGACTATCGACGAGCCGCAGTCGACCAATATGGATGCCAGTATCAACACCTACAACATTACGACCAGCAACGGTACGATAGTCGGTTACGGGTACTCCATCTGTATTGAGGACCAGGACGACCAGGACTACAACGACGTAGCCATCTCTCTGGTGGCCTGGAAGAACAAGGGGTAACAGCGGCTCAAGTCTTAGGGACAATAGTAGTCGAGTACTCTCCGACTCTCGACTGTCTTGGAGCCTCGCAGAATCATCGGTATCGACTGGTACCGGTGAATGAGTAGTATAACCGTTTCAATCCACAGGAGATCGTCATGACCACAACTTTATACGGTCACGCCATTCCCATCACGTTCCTCCATATCGCCGACCACACCTATGTTACGAGCAGCGATGGCAGGCGTTGGCATTGCTGGGGCAGGGATGAGGGTGGAGAAGTAATCTGCTCCGGTGCTGGAAACTCAGATATTGCCCAATGTGATTCAACACCGGACAGTCACGCCGATATAGAGTACGGGGCCACCGGAGTGTGCCATCAAACGGCCAACCGAATACTGTTTCCGGCCAGTGTGAATGTCCGAAAGGCGAGGATGTCAAGCGTAACCTACAAAGCCTACGGCGTTCTGGGAAAAGACCACTGGTATGACTCTCCCGGATACTGTCCTAAGTTCTTGGCCAAAGCCGCCGCCTGCGCCCGGTCTCACAAAGATGTAGCGGGATCTCCGTTCGCCGCAGCCGGCGCCGGTGATAGTGGCAGCGTCGACGAAGAGAAACAGGCGTCGTTCATGAGAGAAATAGTCGATCTCCATGCACCGGCAATCGAGAGCTTTCACATGGTTCTCAAAAGAGAAGTGCCTGCCAGAGACGACTCTGATCTGAAGGCTGACATCTCGGCCGGAGAACTCAGGACTATGGTGAAGTATTTCTTGCGCGATGGATACGATTCAACGAAAGTTGCGCAGTTGGTGGATGTGCGGGCCGCCCTGCATGAAAGAATGAAGGATGCCTCGGCCGCGATCCTGTCCGCCGACGGTTCTCCGGAGAGCCTGGCCGAGAAGATCAACGCCGAGATAATACGAATGCAGGTCGAGATGAAGGAAGTGTT encodes the following:
- a CDS encoding M28 family peptidase, with product MFKKVLFLAALVAAVCPTAIAGDLYMVVVDSHEAVRQLTACEVDAVLRVTNGYLVLADDKGLDRLSQSGLTIELVASDVNRSKLAIDIRRDDSNRNRYQVLHEADGMRLFDVDPALLPTGDELPGLAWLGKENLPIVYREPRLLDMDRLNEVMDLDSLIDLVNQDSLESYVVTLTSYWTRVVETSSNIGSRFWIVDKLTEFGYDSIIIDSGFAETRYWEEDTVKYSNVVCVKVGTEVPSREIVIGAHRDAVPFSPGADDNASGTCAVLEIARVLNNIDTRLTIKFVLFDAEEVGLCGSKHYAADAASRGDQIVIMLNMDMIASIGSMDQAMVLPFPFGTNPYGQLWGTLADSLEDISIAANVTEPYGPKGSDHFFFYIYGYDAMEISEGSLSPVYHSPNDSIEYMDLDYYTRMTKASLATAFVAAATYWAEPTLVFEHPLDDPPLIYPGLDTQMVVALSTYSGEEIVPFSGQLHYSVDDGPFVSIPLNDLGSADFGATIPGQSCHSVVKYYFSAEGVQSGVAYHPDTASPIIKNVVTEIDVAFHDNFQFDLGWTVVGDATFGMWERAFPDGGVGAPEGDYDSSGYYNLPDRSMCYLTEQDGLYDVDHGVTNLYSPIIDLTYERAEVEYAIWFSNSSEANPYSDDFRVHVSPNGGQSWALLQQLGPVENADGGWELYRFQLDEIMPMPASVQFVFHAEDLGADSRVEAAVDAFRITQSTCDPRIITEQLSNGIVNEPYSQTLSAAGGDGVFTWSDLFDDLSGTGITLSAQGMLSGTPGDAGTFSFTAHAEDQAGDFHERAFDIWVSPLFICGDIDGSGGDPDIGDLVYLVDYMFAGGPPPPVVAAADVDGSGAIDIADLVYMVDFMFGGGPPPVCE
- a CDS encoding TenA family transcriptional regulator codes for the protein MRSPRRLVLSDELIAKHSMVTDPPPQDSLFWKMWNACTQIAADALATGYIQGIKAGNLDPVKYGAFMVSDAYYCFNGAQDYLAAETRTSDPELKAYLLAKYSSYQKYNQTFPDIWHVRDARGVVPLDICKEYSAWESTVASHEDPVYTVVALLPCEYIWYWLANQLAPPTPGNLYAEWITDNDSPKGAYAMGNYLVKYMAENPGVIDETKAIQLYTQAITYEQKNFAAATA